The following are from one region of the Rosistilla carotiformis genome:
- a CDS encoding DUF1552 domain-containing protein, translating into MSNQKKLASSKSNRADRAVSRRTLLRGTGVAMALPWLESIPVWGSEKLTDDQVTASPQRFAALFMGCGINRDHWWAKGSGTEMELGKSLAPMEPIKHKMNFITGLYNENANGVGIHPGQTGNILSGASLKKGSELRGDISMDQVLANHFAEETVAPSLVLGCEQPTTGYHETNFSMAYSSHISWQNATSPVPMEVYPSLAFDSLFDNHGSRRMESILDRVREETASLNRKISQSDRTKLDEYLSSVREVEKRAEAMRTVHAKATERAHHRGQPIAAMKRPDDGLPEDIREHMQLMCDIIAIGFQTDKSRVATLLLNRDLSGLFYPFLDVTKTHHSASHDDRSDEYERISRYYCSQYAYLANKLDAMPEGDGTVLDHSCLLFISSMYSGSSHDSTKLPVLLTGGLSGQMETGRVLDYLDKGDDDRKLCGMYLTIMNRMGVKLDQFGDAEKQLARL; encoded by the coding sequence ATGAGCAATCAAAAAAAGCTTGCAAGCTCGAAATCCAACCGTGCGGACCGCGCCGTTTCTCGACGAACGCTGCTGCGAGGCACAGGTGTGGCGATGGCGCTGCCGTGGCTGGAATCGATTCCGGTCTGGGGAAGCGAAAAGCTTACCGACGATCAGGTCACCGCCTCGCCGCAACGCTTTGCCGCGTTGTTCATGGGCTGCGGTATCAACCGCGATCATTGGTGGGCCAAGGGAAGTGGCACCGAGATGGAGCTTGGGAAGAGTCTTGCGCCGATGGAACCGATCAAGCACAAGATGAATTTCATCACCGGGCTGTATAACGAAAATGCCAACGGTGTCGGCATCCACCCAGGGCAGACCGGCAACATTCTTTCCGGTGCGTCGCTGAAGAAGGGATCGGAGTTGCGTGGCGACATCAGCATGGATCAGGTGCTTGCCAATCACTTTGCCGAGGAAACGGTTGCTCCAAGCTTGGTGCTTGGTTGTGAGCAACCGACGACGGGGTACCACGAAACAAATTTTTCGATGGCCTACAGTTCCCATATCTCTTGGCAAAATGCGACCTCGCCGGTGCCGATGGAAGTCTATCCTTCGCTTGCCTTCGATTCGCTGTTTGACAATCACGGCAGCCGGCGGATGGAGAGTATTCTCGACCGGGTGCGCGAAGAGACCGCTTCGCTGAATCGTAAGATCAGCCAGTCGGACCGCACTAAATTGGACGAGTACCTGAGCAGCGTTCGGGAAGTCGAGAAGCGAGCCGAAGCGATGCGTACCGTTCACGCGAAGGCGACCGAGCGAGCCCATCATCGCGGTCAACCGATCGCTGCGATGAAGCGTCCCGACGACGGATTGCCCGAAGACATCCGCGAGCATATGCAATTGATGTGCGACATCATCGCGATCGGTTTTCAGACCGACAAGTCACGCGTGGCAACGCTGCTGCTGAATCGCGACCTGTCGGGATTGTTCTATCCGTTTTTGGATGTCACCAAAACACATCACTCGGCATCTCATGACGACCGCTCCGACGAATACGAACGGATCTCACGCTACTACTGCTCGCAGTACGCCTACCTGGCGAACAAGTTGGATGCGATGCCCGAAGGGGATGGGACCGTTCTGGATCATTCTTGTCTCTTGTTCATCTCGAGCATGTATTCGGGCAGTTCTCACGATTCGACGAAATTGCCCGTCTTGTTAACCGGTGGTTTGTCCGGGCAGATGGAGACAGGTCGAGTGCTGGACTATCTGGACAAGGGAGATGACGATCGCAAGCTTTGCGGTATGTATCTAACGATCATGAACCGGATGGGCGTGAAGTTAGACCAATTCGGCGACGCCGAAAAACAACTCGCCAGGTTATAG
- a CDS encoding metallophosphoesterase codes for MSNQPLSTSPRHKLPFPLLFLALTFHLGSLTSPANAQKRTLPAASADSFSIVVIPDTQTYRLQNGELTNAIFTRHIDWTLANLEKQNIVFVSHVGDIIDKNIDEQWTVAQQCMNRLHDKVPYGISVGNHDMTRAGDSTLFQKYFPTERFANYPWYGGCYTPKTHGVEVSGNNANSFQLFSTAGIDFVFLHLECNAPDEVLAWADEVLAQHSDRRAIITTHMCLGPQQHPKAPNDYMDAPKGRMQWKKVHGELGNTPEQMWQKCFRKHANLSMICCGDQSRSHSLHEVALGDHGNQVHQVLSDYSTGWLRLYRFHPAQNRVEAWTFHPNNEVLCEGTKFVPGAEGHQFEFAFPLTESELP; via the coding sequence ATGAGTAACCAACCGTTGTCCACCTCGCCGCGCCACAAGCTCCCCTTCCCTCTGCTGTTCCTCGCCTTGACATTCCACCTAGGAAGTCTCACCTCCCCAGCCAATGCTCAGAAACGAACACTCCCCGCCGCCAGCGCGGATTCGTTTTCGATTGTCGTGATCCCTGATACGCAAACGTATCGTCTCCAAAACGGCGAACTAACGAATGCAATATTCACGCGACACATCGACTGGACGCTCGCAAACCTGGAGAAACAAAACATTGTTTTCGTCAGCCATGTTGGCGATATCATCGATAAAAACATCGATGAACAATGGACCGTCGCTCAACAGTGCATGAACCGCCTGCATGACAAAGTTCCCTACGGTATCTCGGTCGGCAATCACGACATGACCAGGGCGGGCGATTCGACCCTGTTCCAAAAGTACTTCCCGACGGAACGATTTGCCAATTACCCGTGGTACGGTGGATGTTACACACCGAAGACGCATGGCGTCGAGGTTTCAGGCAACAACGCCAACAGCTTCCAACTGTTTTCAACCGCTGGCATCGACTTTGTCTTCCTGCACCTGGAATGCAACGCGCCGGACGAAGTCTTGGCGTGGGCCGATGAAGTCTTAGCGCAGCACAGCGATCGGCGAGCGATCATCACGACGCACATGTGCCTAGGACCCCAGCAACACCCCAAGGCACCCAACGATTACATGGATGCCCCCAAGGGACGAATGCAATGGAAAAAGGTTCATGGCGAGCTTGGAAATACTCCAGAACAGATGTGGCAGAAATGCTTTCGCAAGCATGCCAACCTCTCGATGATTTGCTGTGGCGATCAAAGCCGAAGCCACTCGCTTCACGAAGTTGCCCTCGGTGACCATGGCAATCAGGTTCATCAAGTTCTTTCCGACTACAGCACCGGTTGGCTACGACTCTACCGTTTCCACCCCGCCCAAAATCGCGTTGAAGCCTGGACGTTCCACCCCAACAACGAAGTGTTGTGCGAGGGAACCAAATTTGTTCCAGGTGCCGAAGGCCACCAATTCGAGTTTGCATTTCCGCTGACCGAGAGCGAGTTGCCGTAG
- a CDS encoding DUF1559 domain-containing protein encodes MQTRKNQTQGFTLVELLVVIAIIGILVGLLLPAVQQAREAARRIQCTNQTKQIGLALHNYHDTHRSFPPGGIVAEKVTKGVGDTWCNAGAATQGAPWTVLILPFMEEGARYDQYDFDLPLSASFTSQVSSSSPNRPLWFEQNASYQCPSDPSSGGGVNNLSYFGVQGGGDSTTVNCWGGNSNVFFVNGILYANSNSKFRDITDGTTNTFLVGETKYHLTEAGTTSTFYLSWASSIRLGTGGTMPHPVTMAGTYEPINSRIPTGSVPMGSTDSRTGYSRLFGSFHPGGCNMLMGDASVNFVSETMDLNIYRQLGIRNDSLPIGGLPQ; translated from the coding sequence ATGCAAACAAGAAAAAATCAGACACAGGGCTTTACGCTTGTCGAATTGTTAGTCGTAATTGCGATCATTGGCATCTTGGTCGGACTGCTATTGCCAGCAGTTCAGCAAGCCCGTGAAGCCGCCCGCCGAATCCAATGCACCAACCAAACCAAACAGATCGGCTTGGCACTGCATAACTATCACGATACGCACCGCAGCTTTCCGCCAGGCGGCATAGTCGCTGAAAAGGTCACCAAAGGTGTGGGTGACACATGGTGCAACGCCGGTGCTGCCACGCAAGGCGCACCATGGACCGTTTTGATCCTGCCCTTTATGGAAGAAGGCGCGCGTTACGATCAATACGACTTCGACCTTCCTTTGTCGGCCTCGTTCACGAGCCAGGTCTCCAGTTCGTCGCCAAACCGCCCATTGTGGTTCGAACAGAACGCGAGCTACCAATGCCCATCGGATCCTTCCTCCGGTGGCGGCGTGAACAACCTTAGCTACTTCGGCGTCCAAGGGGGCGGTGATTCAACCACCGTCAACTGCTGGGGCGGAAACTCCAACGTCTTCTTCGTCAACGGCATCCTGTACGCGAATTCGAACAGCAAGTTTCGCGACATCACCGATGGAACGACCAATACCTTTTTGGTTGGCGAAACCAAGTACCACCTGACCGAAGCGGGCACCACGTCGACGTTCTACCTCAGCTGGGCCTCTTCGATTCGTCTGGGCACCGGCGGCACGATGCCACACCCCGTCACCATGGCCGGAACCTACGAACCGATCAATTCACGCATTCCAACCGGCAGCGTCCCGATGGGCAGCACCGACTCACGAACAGGATACTCGCGTCTGTTCGGCAGCTTCCATCCCGGCGGTTGCAACATGCTGATGGGGGATGCATCGGTGAATTTCGTTAGCGAAACGATGGACCTAAACATCTATCGCCAACTCGGTATCCGCAACGATTCCCTGCCGATTGGAGGATTGCCACAATGA